A window of Gammaproteobacteria bacterium contains these coding sequences:
- a CDS encoding DUF1289 domain-containing protein, translating to MEITAESPCVGICVVDEVDVCEGCGRHVDDIAGWMGMSEAQRVAANERAIKRLRERLDQDGTG from the coding sequence ATGGAAATCACCGCTGAATCACCCTGTGTCGGTATCTGCGTCGTCGACGAGGTCGATGTCTGCGAAGGCTGTGGTCGTCACGTGGATGACATCGCCGGCTGGATGGGTATGAGCGAAGCGCAGCGCGTCGCCGCCAACGAGCGAGCGATCAAGCGCCTGCGCGAGCGGCTGGACCAGGACGGGACAGGATGA
- a CDS encoding Fe-Mn family superoxide dismutase — translation MKHELPELPYAKDALAPHISAETLEFHHGKHHNAYVTKLNDMIPGTEFEDMSLEDIIKKAEGGLFNQAAQVWNHTFYWNSLSPNGGGKPEGDLAKAIDDSFGSFDKFKEQFIAGCMGNFGSGWGWLVKQADGKLAIVQTDDADTPIRSGDVTPLLTCDVWEHAYYIDYRNARPKYLDAFFELVNWEFAAKNFAS, via the coding sequence ATGAAACACGAATTGCCTGAACTGCCGTACGCCAAGGACGCCCTCGCGCCGCACATTTCGGCCGAAACCCTGGAATTCCACCACGGCAAGCACCACAACGCCTATGTCACCAAGTTGAATGACATGATCCCGGGCACCGAGTTCGAGGACATGTCGCTGGAAGACATCATCAAGAAGGCCGAGGGTGGCCTGTTCAACCAGGCGGCCCAGGTCTGGAACCACACCTTCTACTGGAACTCCCTGAGCCCGAACGGTGGCGGCAAGCCGGAAGGCGACCTCGCCAAGGCCATCGACGACAGCTTCGGTTCCTTCGACAAGTTCAAGGAACAGTTCATCGCCGGCTGCATGGGCAACTTCGGGTCCGGCTGGGGCTGGCTGGTCAAGCAGGCCGACGGCAAGCTTGCCATCGTCCAGACCGATGATGCCGACACCCCGATCCGCTCGGGTGATGTCACGCCGTTGCTGACCTGCGATGTCTGGGAGCATGCCTACTACATCGATTACCGCAACGCGCGTCCGAAGTACCTGGATGCCTTCTTCGAGCTGGTGAACTGGGAGTTCGCCGCGAAGAACTTCGCGAGCTGA